DNA from Brassica napus cultivar Da-Ae chromosome C4, Da-Ae, whole genome shotgun sequence:
CCACTTGTGAACCAAGTCAACGGCTCCTTCTCTCACCGTCCTCTCAAGTTTAAAGACGGTGACCTTCTCCGGAACCCTAACGAGCTTTATCTTCCACGCGAGAATCACGCCGTAGCTCCCGCCGCCTCCGCCGCGTAACGCCCAGAACACGTCCTCTCCCATTGAGCGTCTGTCGCGGTAGACTTTCCCGTTCGCGTCCATGATCTGCGCGTCGACGATATGGTCTATCGACAAGCCGTACTTCCTCATGAGGTTACCGAACCCTCCGCCGCTGAAATGCCCCCCGGCGCCGACTTTGGGACACACTCCGGCGGGAAACGCGTGGACTTTGCTTTTGCTCGCAATGTTGTAGTAAAGCTCCCCGAGTGAGGCCCCGGCTTGGACCCACACGGTCTCGTCGGCCATGTTGATGTCGATCTTGTGGAAGTTGTACATGTCCAAGATCACGAAGGGGACCGGGGAGGTGTAGGAGAAGCCTTCGTAGTCGTGGCCGCCGCTGCGGACTCTGAGCTCGAGGTTGAGGAGTTTGCAGCAGGAGATTGTTGCTCTGATGTGGGTCTCGGTGACGGCGGCGACGATGGCTTCCGGTTTTCTGTTTGAGGCGGAGGCGAACCGGAGGTTTCTGACGGCGCTCATCAGGTTTGCGGAGAAGGATGAGTTTGTGGGGATCACGGCGGTTGCGGAGTTAGGACTGCCGTGGTCGGCCGGCTGAGTGTCGAGACATTGAAGGAAATGGTGGGGAACGGTTAACGACGGTGATGATGAGGAGACTCGTGGGATTGTGATAAGATAGATGAGATAGAGTATGGAGATAAACGTTGGTCCTGACAAGATTTTCATTGTTGTTTTGTGATGATTTGTGTTTTGAATAGTGTGATATTTGTGTGTATTTATAgactaggttttttttttttcttttgttgcatGTGAAACCAAGGTTATCAAATGCAGAAGAACTACGTAAGAAGGATTACACACGTGTTGTTATACTGTTGGTTGATGAGtaaataatatgatatattgGGATAAACAGTCCAGCAGTCAACATTTAATCTTTTAACATACACGTCCATTTTTCTGATCGGTGAGGTTGTTTATGATCCTCGTGAAGGTACGATAAAAGAAATACGGCATGTGACGGTATTTCTTTCTGACTTTATGAAATTACATCTACATCTATTTGTATTTCAAGTTTATCGTGAAGTATTTTGACTAAAGTGGTAATCTCCTAATATATCGGTGGCTTTATAGcagataaattaaaatgttgcTTCGTTCTCTTTTTTAAAAGGACCGTTTAATTTAAATCATGTTTGCGTATTTAAATTGGCCTCTTTTTTTGTTGACATCAGTGTATTTGATACAGAAAATGAGAATATGAATTCTAACTTAAAATAGACCAAACCATAGATTAATACTTTGctgtaattttaaattatgtaattgTTAGATAGTCTAGCAATTATTTCAGCAAGAACAAGCAGTAAAACTAATCTCTAAAGTATTAAACTGAAATAAGGGGTGGTGATTGGTTGGGTTTTATGAACTgactttaattttaatattaatatacaatttttaaataaccaatCATGGTTTATCTTacgaccaaaaaataaaaaaaaaatggctgtaAAAACCTTATTTTCTGAAGTCCCatattttttgctgtagaaaatatattgttatacCAACGATTTTAAATCTACATCATTTACATGTAAATCAAAAAATTCTACAACCTAAATTCTACGGTAAAGTTTTTACAGTTACGGTCAAACCAATCACCCCAAGATATTTGACTAACATATAACATCACATTCCTTAATTAAATGTGACCTAAATGGATGGTTGAAGCAAGGGTCGGCGATGATGGTTATGTTCTTCTTTCCGGTTTACTACAAGACAATAGATCAAACTTTTCCTTTGTTCAAAGCTGAAATACATTATGACAATTTTTGGTTTGGCATTTTGAATCTGCACGCGCCTAATTGATGTTATGACCCGTAATATAATTTTGAGATATCtgccaaaaaaaatagaaagccCTTTATTAAAGTAAAATGGCTCTGACGATTAAAAATATGGAAAgggaataaaaattatattatatagtgatctataataaaagaaaattaaaaagtgattttttttctaagatGATTCAGATTACATCCTAGGTTATTTCCTAAGCTGTATGGACAACCTTTTGATTGTTTTTCATTAAAGAAACACATTTTGATTATTAACTAGACGATCAAACTTCCTTGGAAAACACACTGTCACCTCTTATGATCCTACTTTGGACGATCAATGTTATGAACCATTTAAGTAAATACCATAATCAAAAGCGGTTaagacttttctttttttcatgatttttttttttttgtataattaggatttcattttctttattggtttatgatttgtaatctttccatttatctatgacggtctATACCtcttgtaattccctatatataaagaacacATTATGTTATGAATAAGAACAACTAATTCTCTATTTCTATCTtcatttacaacacgttatcaacaCAAAACTCTAATCATCCGAGCAAAAACCCTAGCCGTGtaaacaaacatattttataagaaACCCTAATCAAGTTGTCTCGTACACTATCTCTGTCTCGTACACCATCTCTGTTTTACGAGACCATCTCAGATTCTATATCAAGATAAGttctattttctatttacttaagcCTATTAGTTTATACTATTTATTATGGTGCTCGTAAGTTGTATAATGAATCTAAAaggatatattatatttatggtGTCATGTTTTACATGTCTAATTATTCATCGTAATTTTGCTACTACGTctagttttatttgtttcacaTCGTTCATGGCATGCTCGACTAATCTCCAAAAGTAACATGCAGTCCTGCTTAGAGATTATTGACTTGGTTAAAATCTCTCATCACTTTTGCCGACCGTGGTCTCTGATGTGGCCTCCGTTTTCAGTTTTGAAACTCTCCAACGTAATCTCCATTCCAATCGAGATAAGTAATTATTATGTGGTATTGGTATGAATgactaataaatattataatattttatatatatgtatattggtAAATATAGAAAGTTCAATCGTTTGGACGTAtcttatacattaatatatatattaatgtactAACAATTTTGCTATGCCCTATGGTCATAAGCAAAATTTCAAATGAATTAAGATTAACAGATGAGACATATTGAATATAATACTTGAGGAGTGCGAACAATATCTCATCTCCCATATTCGCTGCAGTTCTCCAAGATAAGTGTTTTGTTTTTATGCTTTATAAACAAGGTTAACTAAAACTTGATTagataaaataatttgtatgaAAGGTGGTACAAGTGATATGAAATTTAATCACTAAATTGATTGATTGGTTAAACCTTGTTAAATAGCATGAAAGTAATAATCTAGTCCATAGAGTATTATCTATTTTTTGGTATAATAAGATACTTGTGATTATacacatttttatataaattgagataatttattattattactattatatatGTGAGAGTTTTAAGTTTAAGACTTGACCTTAAGAGAATCATAAGTTTTGGAAAACAAATCCAAAGAGGTATAATCACCCGAATGTGATAACTTAAAGCTCGTTATGTATTTTGCATctaaagattacaagacctTTGACTCTGTAAATATAATTCAACTACTTTGGATGTTCAGTTCAAAGTAAAATTTCTCGGAAAATATTTAATGATGCAAAGATGAGAATACATATTCAAACAAGTAATGTTGTCCAACAGACAAAAGAGATTAAAGAAGTTTATACTTGTATCTTGTCTCTTTGAGACTCAGAAAAACAATGAGCTATTAATGTAAGGTCAAGAtccaaagagtttctttttaaaactcatactctcacttgaagttgagaaaataaagatggtaataaaaagaaatgataTGATTTAACCAtctaaagatgaaagaaaattattgTGAGTACAATGTCTTGTAGTATCAAGATTATTAGAAGCTCTAGAAGAGCAGATACATGTATGCCTATGGGAACGAACCTTATACTTTCCCAAGTCTCAAAGATCAAAAGAATCTAAGATATAACACATGACATTAAGTTGGGTATGTTGTTGATTTTCAGTTGAGATTCTATTCGAGATTGACAAAAATGTAGtgttatcatctcgagggggagaATTAGAGAATCTCACATCCCTAGTAAGTGGAACATCCAGAAGTATGTTCATACTGAAAATAGTTTTGAGgagtcatttataaaataaaaccaagGGATTTTACATCTAACAATGTTAAGACAATAAGTAAAGGGAAATGTTGAATACTTTCAATCACAAGTATTACCCAAGGCTCTATTGTATTGTACCACACAATGATTAGAAAATAGAGATAAATGTAATAGTAAACCAGAAGTTTACTGAACGTGTAATGTTTgacaagccggttatgccatccCGGTTTATTAATAATGCGAAAGATAATCATATAGACATTCATTGAAGAACCAGAAGATTTTTACGAATGAACTTCTATATGCTGCTTGCTTATAAGGCAATATAAGAATACAGTTTTCACCAATTAAAATATTTGGAGTCTATTTATACAAGGAGATGTTGTGGGCTTGATCACCCACTGGTGGACTGATCATCCACCATATGTTTATAATTAGTGCATCGATAAGAAGGTCGCATGTATCCTTGTCATAGATCCGCAGCCTAATGTTTGCGAGACTAATTGGTAATACTGGTGAATTCACAAGCCTTTGATGATTAGTTTATGCATGTGAGGATACATGATGAACATATTGTATCTAATGTTTATACGTAAGATGCAGCAGCATTGATTCGCATAATGCCAAAGAGTAATTAAGAACTCTCCCCATCAAATTGGTATTGGGTCAGAAACCAAAGATCCCCCTCTAGAAAATTTGGATAAGTTGTAGTTGCTCCACCACATCAATAAAAGATGGGACCCCAAAGGAGGTTCTGAATATGTTGGATATAATCTCCACTGATGATAAAATCTATAGAagattttacaagatttatttAAAGACTCAAAGTTAGTCTATCCAAAATTAGGAGAAGAAAATAATCAGCTGGAGAATTAATgtgttgaaatgaattatcattgatcctcaGACTAAAGAGCGCGAATAGAAGTCTAAAATGAATGTATAGAGATAATTCTATTACAAAGATTAACATATGAGTTGCCAGACTCGTTAACTGACCCTAAGAAAGTGATTAAGTCACAAGTACCAGATGTAAATGCTCCAGTTAATATAGATGTCCCAGAAGGATAATTTCAAACTGCTAATGAGTCTAAAGATCACCTGAAGCGTGATAGACCTATCGGTTCCAAATATAATAATCCTCAAAAAAGGGAGCATGAATGAGAATGGCAGAATCGAggaatgaaatattaaaaatctcaaGAAGAGATAGAAAACATGACATGAAAGAAATTCAGGCACCTGAGAATAAAGAAATCTCAAATAGATATGTCATTTCTTGAACAATATGGAACCGATATCAAATTGACGTcgttaaatatttatgtatgcaatGTAGCAGTTGATGAGAATGAAGATCATAAACcatctattgaaaagtgtacacaatATGATAAATGGTCGAAAATGAAAAGAATCAATAGATGCAGATCTCTTGGAAAGAGAGAGTATTTGGACAAGTAGTCCATACAATTGAAGGTGTAAAACAAGTGGCATATAAATGGATCTTATGTGAAAGAATCAATGAAAtgatggaaaaaaaattgtgaggTGCAAAAGAGTAGTTGCACAAAATTTCTGACAAAGACATGAAATTGTTATAAGAAACACATCATCATGTGGTGGAAGCATCAACTTTCAAGTTTCTATAGTCTGGCAAGAATTAAAAGCCACTGGAAAATGACAATGATGTCAAtgattcaaaataatataaactgCAAGAAGCAGTAAACTCCTAAGAATTTGGATTGTTAAAAGCAGTAAATACTAGTTTTCGAGAACATTACCGCGAGAGTATTTTGACTATATAAAGGAAATAATTCTTACTCATGAAGTACCATGAAATTGGAAAATTTACAGATCTCTTTCATGATTGAAAGATGTGATTTTGTATGATAAGATGAATGGTCatactatttaattttataagaagAGGGGGAATAACTCGTATGTACAATATACATGTTTAGAAGATTGTCTATAAAAAGGAAATTTGGACATGGATTCCAAATAGACCAATATATGATCTTATGTGAAAGTAATGTTATGGGCAAGAGTCCAATGGTCTAAGAGATTATCTCACAATCAAACAAGTTTATTCTCTAAGAATATGCTTATAGAAATTTCTATAAggattatatatatgatgagaaTACATCTCCCTAAGATGATGCTTCGAGGGGGAGAAATATGATGATGTttcgtagttgtactctttttctttatcatggtttttgtcccattgggttttcatGTTAAGGTTTTAACAAAGCAACAAAGAACACTTAATGATAGATACCAAAAGAGGAACGTTATCACTTAAGTGATAAAGATATCaatcttctaatgtatttttgaGACTGAGAAGAGAATGATCAAAGATCAGTCATACTTTAAAAGGAATCAAGGTATGAACACATTCCATTCGCAGGACAGAAACGAAGGTCAAATGTTTGCGAATCAAAAAAAAGACCTTCTAGATGGAATTAAAATATGGACTTGGCATCCAGAGAAAGATCTTTGAGTCTACTTTCATCTCCAATTTGAATCAAGTCATTCCAGATGATATAACTTGAGATATGACTGTTTTTGTGAGACATGTACAAGTTGTCTCAGAATACCCAATTTCGACCGATATCCCAAATATTGCTAGATATTCCCATCTTCCAAGATCTAGACGTGTGCCTGAAGTTATACATGGATGTTAGCTTCGATTTCCAAGTGTTTCGAAGTCATTTGGTCATACGGTCATCAAGATATTCAAGTTTCAGTGAGGAGTGTCAAATCTGCCGGCGAGGTCCAAGTGCTACAAGTTCGTTTAAGTGACAATTCAGCCGACCTATTCACTAAGTCACTTCCGACCTCTACATTCAAAAAGCTTACGCATCAGATTAGGATTCGTCGACTGAAAGACCTTCAGTGAGGtacaaatcagggggagtaatacgtgttgtactctttttccttaaccATGGTTTTATCCCTTTGGGTTTTACTGGAAAGATTTTAATGAGTcaacatccaaagcgtattactAGCTCTTAATGGTTATAACattcaagggggagtgttatgaaccgtTTAAGTGAATGTCACAACCAAAGGCGGTTTAGACTTTTCCGTTTCTCATGTTTCCTTTTCCTTTGTATGATTAGGATTTTCTTTTCCTTATTGGTTTaggatttgtaatcttttcatttatctatgacggtctATACCtcttgtaattccctatatataaagggcaCATTATGTTATGAATAAGAACAACTAATTCCCTCATTCTCTCTCTATTTATAAcaatcaaaataattttcatttatacgAAACCAAAAGGCTTGACGGATTTTATCTTTGACTATCTCTTCACCCACTTCCAGTTTTGTGTGTTGATTGGTTCTAATAAGTAACATGAATATCTTTTATGGCAAGCATCAATAAATTTACATGTATACTGGCGACCATACTAATTTATTTAAAGCATGTTATTTCATAAAACAACATGATTATGcaaaatgcaaaaaaatatgttcaaaCGTGTTAAAACCTGACGACATCTTTATAATGGTTAGGGATGGCAATCAAGGAGCTTGACCGCGGGCCTGGCCCCTAAAAGCTTGCTGCGGGATGGGATTGGGCCTCCATTTGGTAAGCCCGCAAAATTGCGGGCCTC
Protein-coding regions in this window:
- the LOC106396176 gene encoding berberine bridge enzyme-like 16, whose translation is MKILSGPTFISILYLIYLITIPRVSSSSPSLTVPHHFLQCLDTQPADHGSPNSATAVIPTNSSFSANLMSAVRNLRFASASNRKPEAIVAAVTETHIRATISCCKLLNLELRVRSGGHDYEGFSYTSPVPFVILDMYNFHKIDINMADETVWVQAGASLGELYYNIASKSKVHAFPAGVCPKVGAGGHFSGGGFGNLMRKYGLSIDHIVDAQIMDANGKVYRDRRSMGEDVFWALRGGGGGSYGVILAWKIKLVRVPEKVTVFKLERTVREGAVDLVHKWQQVAPVIDRDLFIRLEIKPINRKISKGKTIKVSFIGMFLGTPERLLNITKNKFPELHLTSSDCLVKKWIDSVVFWANYPEKAPIEILLKRISANEYYWKRTSDFVQTPISKQGLKTIFQTMIDHSPLPRRVWMQWNPWGGRMGEIPSDATAFVHRGGNLFMIEHFMNWYRPGDKLEEKFLAIARSFKEAMAPYVSKNPREAFFNYRDVDIGITTPGYNATYEGAKVYGEKYFKGNYLRLVKTKARFDRTNFFRSQQGIPVLA